In the genome of Maribacter forsetii DSM 18668, the window CATAGTCCCAATTACTCATCCAACCCATAAACACACGCTGATCATTAGGAGCATCGTTATAGGTTACCCCTGCATAATTATCTCTTCCTAAGTCTACCCATTTGTGCTTTACTTGATCGGTAGTGAAAGTTGTACCATCAAAATCCCCTATAAAATATTGCGTTCCACTACCTCCGTTTGGCGCACCCGGGTTAACACTTATCAGTAGTACCCATTTTACCTCATCAGTACCATCTATTTTTAGCGGAAACATATCTGGGCATTCCCAAACTCCGCCATGTGCTCCTTGTTCCTTACCAAACTCACTAACTTTTTCCCACTCTTTTAAATTTGGAGAATTCCAGATTTGCAAATGATCTCCTGCAACCAAAAGCATGGTCCAGCTTTCGGTTATTTTATTCCAAAACACCTTAGGATCTCTAAAATCTTTACTACCCGAATTTTCTATAACCGGATTTCCCTCATACTTGGTCCAGCTATCACCATTATCTAAACTATAGGCAATGCCTTGCGTTTCATAATCATTGGTACCGGCTTTTTCCGCTACTGCGTTATGATAGGTAAATATGGCAACCATTGCAGGATTATCAACCGTACCAAAACCTGAAGTGTTATTATGATCTACCACCGCACTACCAGAGAATATGTATCCGTTTTCATCAGGATAAAGTGCTACTGGCTTATGCTTCCACTTTATCATATCTTCACTTACCGCATGCCCCCAATGCATAGGTCCCCAAACTGTACTATCAGGATAATATTGATAGAACAAATGATATAGGCTATCCTTATACACTAATCCGTTAGGATCGTTCATCCAATTTTTCTCTGGCGAAAAATGATACTGAGACCTATATGGTTCTATATAATATCCCGTAGGCTCCTCATCTTCCGTAACAACTTCTTGTTTTACATGTTGCTTACAACTAAAATTAAATAGAACACATATTATAATAAATGCCACTAAGCCATTATTTTGCATAGTTTTAACCATAAATTCACTTTTATACCGGCACTTCTTAAATCGTATTTATAGTACCTTTGTAATAATGAAAATACTAAATTATAAATTATTACTCTGTGTATTTACCTTCCTTTCTTTATCGCAAAAAGGGATAAGTCAAGACAAAATTTCCAAGGCTCTAAAATCTTGGAACAAGGGAACGATACCTTATGTTTATTTTGACAATATGCCTACGTTCGATTCTATCGCGTTTTTGGATACAAGGGAAAAAGAAGAGTTTGAGGTTAGCCATCTAGAAAATGCTCTATGGGTAGGTTATAAAAAATTTAACGAACAAGTAGTGCTTGAAACCATAACAGATAAGGATCAACCCATAATCGTATACTGCTCTATAGGTGTACGCTCTGAAGATATAGGCGAACAATTAAAAGAATTAGGCTATACCAATATTCTCAATTTATATGGTGGTATTTTTGATTGGAAAAATAAAGGAGGCGAAGTTTTTAACGACCAAGAAATTGCTACTGACAGCGTTCATGCTTTTAGCAAGCATTGGGGCAAACTTTTACACGAAGGTATAAAGGTTTATTAATAAAGGAGTTAGGAAAATAAAAACAGATTGGGAATACTACAAAACAATAAAACAGAGAAAGACGAGAAAATTATAGATTTCACTCTCGCAAACTCAAATAACCTTTTGCTTATTTTCACTAGAAACCCAGAATTGGGTAAAGGAAAAAGGCGTTTAGCCGCTACCATTGGTGACCAGGCTGCATTAGATATTTATAAATTCTTATTAAACCACACCGTATCCATCACCAAGAACTTATACACAGAAAAACAGGTGTATTATTCTGAAGAAATTTGGGAAAACGATATTTGGGATAATCAGAAATATGATAAAAAAATTCAAATAGGCGACGACTTGGGTGATCGTATGGCAAATGCTTTTCAAGAAGGGTTCCAAAACGATTATCAAAAGATTATCATTATCGGCAGCGATATGCTTGATTTATCTCAAGAAAATCTAGAGAATGCTTTTAAAGCTCTGGAGAAAAATGATTTTGTAGTGGGTCCGGCTGATGATGGCGGATATTATTTATTGGGTATGAAAAAATTTATGCCTGAACTTTTTAAAAATAAAACTTGGGGCACTGAAACGGTTCTAAAGGATACTTTAGCTGATCTAGAACATGAAAGCACCGCACTTTTAGAATCAAAAAACGATGTAGATTATTACGAGGACATAAAGGATATTGATGCCTTTAAACCCTTTTTAAAACATATAAATTTATGATGAAAGATGAACTTTTAGAATCTGTAGCATACCTTAAAAATAAAGGTTTTGACAATCCAGAAATTGGTATTGTTCTAGGCACAGGTTTAGGAAAACTAGTGGATAGTGTAGAAGACCCTATTGAGGCGCACTACAATCACATTCCGTTTTTTCCACTGGCAACCGTAGAATTCCATACAGGCAAATTGGTTTATGGAACTATTTCCGGTAAGAAAGTAGTTGTCATGCAAGGTCGTTTTCACCTGTATGAAGGTTATGACTTTTTAGATATTACCTACCCAATTCGTGTTATGCACATGTTGGGCATTTCAAAACTTTTCATATCTAATGCAGCTGGTGCGGTAAACCTTGACTTTAAAAAAGGTGATATGATGTTGATAGAAGACCACATTAATCTACAAGGTGGTTCGCCATTGGCATTTAAGGGTGTCAGTGAATTTGGAGAACGTTTTGCAGATATGTCAGAGCCTTATGACTTAGATATGCGTAACAAATTAACCACTATTGCCAAAGACCTAAATATATCATTGAAGAGCGGTGTATACGCTTCTGTTGTTGGACCGCAGCTAGAAACCAGGGCAGAATACAGAATGATTAAATTAATTGGTGCAGATGCCGTAGGTATGAGTACCGTACCAGAAGTTATCGTTGCCAATCATTTATCGCTACCCATTGTTGCGGTTTCTGTTTTAACTGACGAATGCGACCCAGACAATCTAAAACCAGTTGATATCGCTGAAATTATTTCTATTGCAGAAAAGACCGAACCTAAAATGGTGAAGTTATTTCAAGAATTAATTAAGCAATTGTAAGGTTTATTGATATTTGACTACCATAAGAAAGCAAATACTTTATTATGAGTACTCACCAGCCAACCATAAGTATTATCATTCCGGTATTGAATGAAGAAAAGTACATTAAAGATGTACTTTTTGCCATTTCCAACAAATCAGGCACTGACCGAATTAAAGAAATACTTGTGGTTGATGGTGGCAGTACCGACCTTACCGTAACCAATGCTCAAAAATATGGAGCAACGGTAATTAACAGTGACAAAGGGCGAGCTGCACAAATGAACCTTGGCGCTGCAAATGCAACTGGCGATGTTCTTTATTTTATACATGTAGATACGCTACCTCCAAAAGATTTCGACGGCGCTATTTTAAACGAAATTGACCAAGGTTTTGAGGTAGGTTGTTTTCAAATGCAATTTAATAGCAATAGTCCTTTCTTAAAATTCTTTGGTTGGTGCACACGCATTAACCATCAAATTTGTCGTGGCGGTGACCAGTCGCTTTTCATCACCAGTAAACTATTTCAACAACTTAAGGGTTTCAATGAAAGTTATGTTATTTACGAAGACAACGAATTTATTAGAAGAGTTTACAAACTAAAACCTTTTAAGATTATATCTTCTGCCGTAACCACTTCCGCACGACGTTATGAAGAACGAGGCATGGTTAAATTACAATATCATTTTGGTATGATTCATTTAAAATATTATTTAGGCGCTAACCCAATAGAACTTTATCAATATTACTTAAAATATATAGCTGCCTAACTTATTCCCCTTCAAAATTCAACAACACGCCTTCACTTTTGTATTCTTCCAGTACCTCAACAAATATCTTTTAACCTAAACTTTTAATCCCCACTGATTAACTTAACGGAGTTTTAAAATTACCTATTAACGGGTATTGCCGCACGCCATTCCCAAAACTACATTTAACACTGTTAATTTTAAAACCAAACCAAAATGAAAACTAAGGTATTACAAATCCTCTTATTAACATCATTAACATTTTTCATCATAAGTTGTGATAAGGACGAAACTAAAGAAACCGAAACTGAACAACAAGAACAAGAAGAAATAGAAGAGCCTGAAGAGGAGGTAACGGAAGACCCTTCTATTGTACTTGCGCAAGAACGCGAGTCTGTTTTAAGTTCATTAACAAATAATGACCAAAAAGTATGGAAGATCAGTGAAGCAGTTTTAACCAACGATTCCGGCACATTTGACATTTCAAATAATTTTAACGTTACCGATGATGAACTTGTTTTTACCAACGAAGTTTTCGTTAGTTCAAAAACAGACTTTAACGGTACATTAGAATGGAGACCTGGAAACTTTATAGAAACAGAGGCCACAACACTAGAAGAAACCATGGTCGATTATTATGAATCTCCGTTTACAACTTCATTTGATTTTGTTGGAGAAAGCAGTTCAGATCTAGAAAGCCCAGGTTTTACATTTACCTATTTAGATGAAAGTACCATAACGGGAACTGTTTTAGGCGAAGGATCATCAACCATCGCAATTACTCTTACCCCTAAAACAGCTAATGATTATGTGCAGGCACCTACAGAAGCACTTTCATTTTCCACTGCTTTTTCATACCCTTCTAACGCCGTTAGTGGCTTCTCCCCGGGGATGATAGGCTCTAACAGTAGTAACAGTATTTTCATAGTGACTAGAGAAGGTGATATGAGAGGGTCTGAGGCTGTTGACCCCGAGCGTATTACTAGATTTGATAATGAAACCGGCACCCTAACGGATAAACTATTTTTTCAATCAGATTTCGTATCAAAACAACTTCATATTATAGACAATAAACTAAAGGTAGTCGGTGGTCAATATATAAACACCTATGACCAAGATTTACAGACAGATCCAATCAGTTCTTCGTATGATGGACAAATTGCATTATCCAGACATGGTTCTGCCGTAATTAACGATGAAATTTTCATTGTTGGTGGATCCCTTGGCGACACACAAAATATTGGTGATGAAATTTATAAATGGGATGATTTAAATTCATCACTTACAATTGAAACCATAATGCCAGAAGCTAGAAGTGGAGCCCGAGCAGAAATAGTACAAAACAAACTATATGTTTTTGGTGGTACAAAAGAGGCCTTTGGTCAAAATGCCAAAAACTCCATTTATATTTATGATTTTGAATCTCGAGTAATGAGCACTGAAACCATGCCTTCAGCATTACACTTTACTTATACCGGAAAATATGAAAACCTAATTATAGTAAGCGGTCAAATAAAATCATTTACAGATGATGCCGATGGCGACGGTAACCCTAATGGTTTTTTAACGCAAAATGGCAACGACCCTTATATAGGCGTATATAACACTTTAAATAATGAGTTTACTGAATTGACTACCAATTTAACCAGCCCTGAAAACGAGACTATTCACTCTATGGCCGTAATCAATGGAAAAATATATATTCTTTATGGTCAACAAGAAGAAGTGGCTGAAGGAGAATTTCAAAATTGGGATGTATTGGTAGCAGATTTAAATTAGGCAATACCCATAAGCAATTTGTGCACTAACCTTTACCGCTTTATACATCGGTAAAGGTTTTTTTTATTCCGAATTTTAAAATCAAACCTACTCCCCTTCAAAATCCAACAATACCCCTTCACTAATCCATTTTGCAAGAGCCTGACGATTATCTGGATCTAAGATCCTGACCTGATCTTTTTTATTTCTAATATTCCCAATCTCAATATATGCCATTGCAGGGTGCGTTTTCTTTACCAAATACAGCGAGGTTCTATCTTCAAAAGTACCTGAGTACGTTCTATTAGGCTGATATTTCTTGTACTTGGCTCCAAACGTTTTATGAATACTTTCCGCTAGTTTTTCTCCGTTCTTGCTTTTCTCATGGTGATAAAAGAAAACATCTATATTTTGATTTTCGCTTCTACTATCTACATGGGTAACGATCAAGCGCTGATATTTACCTCTGTTATCTTTATATAAATCATTGATAATATCTACGCGTTGTTTTAACCGCGCCAACTGATTTAAAGGAATTGTTTTATCAGGATACGCTACTTCGTCATGGTCAATTTCTAAAACTCGTTCATCTCTAATACCATCATTTTCATCTTGTATGATGATATAAACCTCAGCACCATGAGCCATTAATTCTTTTGCCAAGCGCAGCGTAATATCATAAGCATATTCATCTTCTGCTATTGCCTTGCCGGCATACATACCCATGGCACCGGGATCAGGACCTCCATGACCGCTTACCAAGTAGTACACATTACCTTTTAAACGCTCACTTTTTTCAATTACGGTTTTGTATTTTTCTCCGAAAATAGCATAAGAAGCACTCTCTATCTCCTTTACTTCTTTTGCCTGAATCTGCAATGAGTCAACAATAGCCACCGTATCTAATTTTACATCTGGCATTACATAAGTTCTACCTGCTATTAAATGAACGCTATCCCTTAAGTTTTCGATATTCAATGTCACAAACTCATCGAATACTTCGTACGGGTCTACCCCTTGCTTTCTAATCAGCGATAAAATGCCGTCACCAGGTTCTGCCGTAACGGTCTTCAGCGAATCTTGCCCGAAGCAAAAAACACTTAAAAACATACATATTATACCAGTAAGATTGCTGTATTTCATCCTATCACTAAATACAAGGTCTATGCCAGAAAACAATTAACACCCTTAAATTCAGTACAAAGATTGCTAAAAATATTGACCAATACCAAAGACAATACCGTTGTCTCCGTCTTTTGTGATTCCGTAGCCGTAATCTATTCTAAAAATAGCATTGAAAATTCTCTTATGCATAAAACGCAGACCTACACCTGGGTATATTCTTATATTTTCACTATTCCATAAGTCATCAAATCCGCCTGCAGGGTTACGCCATGTACCTCCATCAATGAATATATTTCCCTGCAATACAAATTTATTTTTATCAATAATGGTCTGACGATATTCCGTATTTAAAACAATCATTCCCGTTCCTCTATCTATTGAGTTACCAACTCCTCTAATATTTAAATTGTTATCTACCGTGAACGGCGCAAACGGACTATCAACATTACTAGCTAAACCTAAACGCAATCTATTTGCCCAATTACCCCTATCGCCTACTCTTTTAAAGTATGTGAAATCATTAAAACCGATTAAGAATTCTGGCAAACTTGTATCGGTACTGCCTACATATTGAAAATTCAACTGACTTCTAAATCCTTCGAGATAGTGGTAGAAATAATCCAAACTATTATAATCATATATGAACTTGAACAAATGCTTATCTACATTTAAATTCAGAGGTACACCTGCACTGGTAGCGCCATCAACATATGCATAGTCTTCAGTAAAAAAACTAAAGCCCAACTCCATTCTATTTTTGAAATTGAATTCATACAGCCCTAAAAGCTCAAACCCCGTGTTGCTATACTTATAATCTGCTGTATCATCTTGGAAAAAGACAGGTTCTAATGTGGTAAAATCGTTATAATTAATAGCTAGACCAAGCTTATTTGAAAAGAGATATGGTGCTCTTACACTTACCCCAAAAGAGCTATAATTATCATACTGATAAAAAGCTCCTAAGGTAATATTACGACCAAAAGAATTAAACTCTTGTAGTCCCACTCTAAATGCAAAATTGTCATTGGATGAGCTAAAAAGATTTGCAAACGGAATTAACGTGAAATTTTCTTCAATGATATATTCAACCTTGCAAGTTTCATTCTGCAATACATTTACCTTATAATATGCGTGAGATATAGAGGGTAATCTCTTTAAACGAAGCATATCTCTATTCATAAGAGCAGAATCCAAGACCATACCTTTTTTTACATCCACAAGATTTTCAATGAATGATACCTTGGTGCGTTTTGTTCCAGAAAACTGTAATTCTGCCACTGTAACATCTTGCCCTTTCATTATGAAACTGACAAGTATTATAAATAGAAATGGTAGCGTTTTTGTATTCATTCTTTTAAGTACTCATATCCTGACCAATATGAATTTTGCTCTAAGGTTTCCAATATAGAACAAAATATGGGTGTAATCAATTATAGTTCAAAAGCATACCTATAAACATCAAAAAAGAGCCTATTTGTTTTCCAACAAAAGGCTCTTTTAAGAACACTCAAACTATTTTTTTAAAAAATTCCTCTTAATCCTAAATTAAAAGTTTGTCCTAGCCCTGTATTACTGCCACGAACAAAGTTTGTGTACAATAACTCTAGATTTAGGGCACTTGTAAGTTGATATTTTGCACCACCACCCAATGCTGTAAAATCTTGTGCAAAATCATTACCCAAATCTAAACGTTGAGAATGTTGTGCCAATGCCAAAACGGTAAACTTGCTTGACGGAAAATAGCTAAGAAATATGCCTGGTGTCAGGTTCAAACTATTATTGGCAAAACTCTCTTCCTTATCTCCAAAACTTAACTCTGAATTGATTTCACTAAAAAGTTGCCATTTATCTCCTGGAAAGGTGTAATCGTAAAAGAATCTATTTTGCCAGATGTATCCTTTTTGATCTAAAAAAACACCGTTTTCTGTTTCATTATCTACCAAAGGGATAAAGAATGAACTTTGAATTGAAAAATTACTGACAGAAGCAATAGGCACAAATTTCACTGATGGCGCTATTGAGGTAAGTCCGGATCTAGCTGTATTGTTTTCTCCGTCAAATTTAAATACATCCAAGGCACTTCTATCTCCAATAACATTTGATCTAAACTCTAAAATAGCACCAACATTCCACCTCTTATTTGTTCCAACACCGGTGTATGCCTCTAATGTTGATGTAAAAAAAGTTTGTCTAGGCTCCGTACCTTCTGAAAATGTACTTTCAGTTTGTGTATATAAATTATTGAACCACTTTAAATCATACTGCCCCTTACCTATCAATTTTGACGGTGTATATTGCTGTATATTACTTTTCTGTTGCAAACTATCTTGCCCGTAGCCTGTAAAAAAGGCACAAAGAGCCACTGCAAGAAATAAATTTCTAGTTAAAATTTTCATTTTTAGGTTTTTAAAATTCTTAGTTGATTATTTAGTTTCGTTCAAAGACCAGTCGTAAGGATAGTAAGAAACCTTCGTATTTTCTGGTAATTGTTCTTTTCTGTAGGTATTGATAAAATCTACAGTACTTCCTTTTTGTTCAAAGTCTCCTTTGTACCACTCAAATAATTGAGAAATCTGTACTTTATTCTTATTTACTTTTATAAAGTTAGGATTGTTCAAAGCCAAAACGGTTTGCTTCTGCAATTGACCATCTATTGTGCTAGGCTTGTAAGCCGTGTTTATAATTGGCGGGCACCCTAAACCTGCGCATACCAATACAAAATGAAATCTTGCTTCTGCTGGAAACTGTGCTCTTAACAGATCATTCTCAATACCGTTTAAGGTTACAGACTTACCTGCTATTTCATGTTTTGTCTTATCAAAAAATCCAGCTACGTCTAAAGGTGATTTTAATGGATAATTCTTAACGATACCATCTATAACAAGTAGATTATAAGCATTGATCCAAAAAGATTGATATGTTGTTGCATTTGATTTTGAAACCGATATACTCTTAGCAGAACTCAATGCCTCTTTTAAAGCTTCTGGGTTATTTTTAATAGCTGCATACTTTACTTTACCATCAACAACGTACTCCTTAAAAAAACTATCGCTCTTGCTAAAAAAGGTAGCTACATCTTGTGCAGAAACACTGGTAACCATTAAAAGGAAAAACAAAGTCTGTATAACAATTCTATTCATCATAATTTTAAATTTAATATCACTTTTGAGATTGTTT includes:
- a CDS encoding rhodanese-like domain-containing protein, whose protein sequence is MKILNYKLLLCVFTFLSLSQKGISQDKISKALKSWNKGTIPYVYFDNMPTFDSIAFLDTREKEEFEVSHLENALWVGYKKFNEQVVLETITDKDQPIIVYCSIGVRSEDIGEQLKELGYTNILNLYGGIFDWKNKGGEVFNDQEIATDSVHAFSKHWGKLLHEGIKVY
- a CDS encoding N-acetylmuramoyl-L-alanine amidase family protein, whose protein sequence is MFLSVFCFGQDSLKTVTAEPGDGILSLIRKQGVDPYEVFDEFVTLNIENLRDSVHLIAGRTYVMPDVKLDTVAIVDSLQIQAKEVKEIESASYAIFGEKYKTVIEKSERLKGNVYYLVSGHGGPDPGAMGMYAGKAIAEDEYAYDITLRLAKELMAHGAEVYIIIQDENDGIRDERVLEIDHDEVAYPDKTIPLNQLARLKQRVDIINDLYKDNRGKYQRLIVTHVDSRSENQNIDVFFYHHEKSKNGEKLAESIHKTFGAKYKKYQPNRTYSGTFEDRTSLYLVKKTHPAMAYIEIGNIRNKKDQVRILDPDNRQALAKWISEGVLLDFEGE
- a CDS encoding Kelch repeat-containing protein codes for the protein MKTKVLQILLLTSLTFFIISCDKDETKETETEQQEQEEIEEPEEEVTEDPSIVLAQERESVLSSLTNNDQKVWKISEAVLTNDSGTFDISNNFNVTDDELVFTNEVFVSSKTDFNGTLEWRPGNFIETEATTLEETMVDYYESPFTTSFDFVGESSSDLESPGFTFTYLDESTITGTVLGEGSSTIAITLTPKTANDYVQAPTEALSFSTAFSYPSNAVSGFSPGMIGSNSSNSIFIVTREGDMRGSEAVDPERITRFDNETGTLTDKLFFQSDFVSKQLHIIDNKLKVVGGQYINTYDQDLQTDPISSSYDGQIALSRHGSAVINDEIFIVGGSLGDTQNIGDEIYKWDDLNSSLTIETIMPEARSGARAEIVQNKLYVFGGTKEAFGQNAKNSIYIYDFESRVMSTETMPSALHFTYTGKYENLIIVSGQIKSFTDDADGDGNPNGFLTQNGNDPYIGVYNTLNNEFTELTTNLTSPENETIHSMAVINGKIYILYGQQEEVAEGEFQNWDVLVADLN
- a CDS encoding DUF547 domain-containing protein, which codes for MMNRIVIQTLFFLLMVTSVSAQDVATFFSKSDSFFKEYVVDGKVKYAAIKNNPEALKEALSSAKSISVSKSNATTYQSFWINAYNLLVIDGIVKNYPLKSPLDVAGFFDKTKHEIAGKSVTLNGIENDLLRAQFPAEARFHFVLVCAGLGCPPIINTAYKPSTIDGQLQKQTVLALNNPNFIKVNKNKVQISQLFEWYKGDFEQKGSTVDFINTYRKEQLPENTKVSYYPYDWSLNETK
- a CDS encoding TIGR04282 family arsenosugar biosynthesis glycosyltransferase, with amino-acid sequence MGILQNNKTEKDEKIIDFTLANSNNLLLIFTRNPELGKGKRRLAATIGDQAALDIYKFLLNHTVSITKNLYTEKQVYYSEEIWENDIWDNQKYDKKIQIGDDLGDRMANAFQEGFQNDYQKIIIIGSDMLDLSQENLENAFKALEKNDFVVGPADDGGYYLLGMKKFMPELFKNKTWGTETVLKDTLADLEHESTALLESKNDVDYYEDIKDIDAFKPFLKHINL
- a CDS encoding glycoside hydrolase family 32 protein, whose protein sequence is MAFIIICVLFNFSCKQHVKQEVVTEDEEPTGYYIEPYRSQYHFSPEKNWMNDPNGLVYKDSLYHLFYQYYPDSTVWGPMHWGHAVSEDMIKWKHKPVALYPDENGYIFSGSAVVDHNNTSGFGTVDNPAMVAIFTYHNAVAEKAGTNDYETQGIAYSLDNGDSWTKYEGNPVIENSGSKDFRDPKVFWNKITESWTMLLVAGDHLQIWNSPNLKEWEKVSEFGKEQGAHGGVWECPDMFPLKIDGTDEVKWVLLISVNPGAPNGGSGTQYFIGDFDGTTFTTDQVKHKWVDLGRDNYAGVTYNDAPNDQRVFMGWMSNWDYAMDTPTEKWRSAMTVPRLLSLRKVGDEVSLFNHPLKSFEKHVALAYPESVIEILPTRKRIMPLKYGNQSKIQFTLSVPNAQMYFRNKNGDSLSIAIDRDKKIVTLDRRKSGKVDFSEKFAPGVQQMKIPNIPNGPIEVVMLLDHSSLELFINEGQYVMTNQIFPNEFFRALTIVNNSKEKLKIEDFTEHKVERVWD
- a CDS encoding TIGR04283 family arsenosugar biosynthesis glycosyltransferase, whose product is MSTHQPTISIIIPVLNEEKYIKDVLFAISNKSGTDRIKEILVVDGGSTDLTVTNAQKYGATVINSDKGRAAQMNLGAANATGDVLYFIHVDTLPPKDFDGAILNEIDQGFEVGCFQMQFNSNSPFLKFFGWCTRINHQICRGGDQSLFITSKLFQQLKGFNESYVIYEDNEFIRRVYKLKPFKIISSAVTTSARRYEERGMVKLQYHFGMIHLKYYLGANPIELYQYYLKYIAA
- a CDS encoding purine-nucleoside phosphorylase, coding for MMKDELLESVAYLKNKGFDNPEIGIVLGTGLGKLVDSVEDPIEAHYNHIPFFPLATVEFHTGKLVYGTISGKKVVVMQGRFHLYEGYDFLDITYPIRVMHMLGISKLFISNAAGAVNLDFKKGDMMLIEDHINLQGGSPLAFKGVSEFGERFADMSEPYDLDMRNKLTTIAKDLNISLKSGVYASVVGPQLETRAEYRMIKLIGADAVGMSTVPEVIVANHLSLPIVAVSVLTDECDPDNLKPVDIAEIISIAEKTEPKMVKLFQELIKQL